The Bradyrhizobium sp. B097 genome contains the following window.
TCAGGATCCGACCCATCGGCCCGGGATCGCCGATCCGCAATGACGGCGCACCGCGCTCGAGCTTCGCTGGCGGCGCGTCGGAGAGATCGGGCAGATGGCCCTCGCGGGTATGGACCACGAGCAGCCCGGCATCGCGCACCGCGGCGAGGACGGCGGCGATCGGTTGCACCGCGCGGGCGAGCTGGCTGACGTCGTTGCCGAGCGTCTCGCCGAAGCCCCCTCGCTCCATGAAATCGCGCTGCATGTCGATGATGACGAGCGCGGTCTTGCTCCAGTCGAGCGTGATCGGCGCCGGCTCCGCCGCGATTGTCCCGCTTGAATTCGCCATGACGCACGCCCCGAATGCGAGAAGACCTGCACCTGATCAAGCAAACCGCGTGCCATTGCGCAATGATGCGGCTTGTGCCCTCAACCGCCCGAAACGTCCGGCATCTCAATCTGTTGGGACACGCTCGGCCGTTCTCCGCGCCATCGTCCCCGGTTCTCACCGGCACCTGATTTGCCGGTCGTTCGATCTTGCTGGCATGATCGTTGCTAGCTAAGGGCCGGACGGGAGCCGGACCGAACGACGACAATCGTTCGCGAAATGACAGCCCAATTCAAACAGGCGGGAGGACAGGCATGAATGGACTTGGCGGTCTCAACAAGTCACCCAATGGCGTCGTGATCGGACTGGTGCAGCTGCAGCTGCCCGTGGTGGCGACCAAGGCCGATCTGGCGCGGCAGACCGAGCGCATCGTCTGGATGGTCGGCAAGGCACGGCGCAATCTCGGCACCATGGATCTGGTCGTATTCCCGGAATATTCGCTGCACGGTCTCTCGATGGATACCAATCCGGAGATCATGTGCCGGCTCGACGGCCCCGAAGTCGCGGCCTTCAAGCAGGCCTGCATCGACAACAAGATCTGGGGCTGCTTCTCCATCATGGAGTTCAACCCGCACGGCAACCCCTACAATTCAGGGCTGATCATCGACGATCACGGCGAGATCAAGCTCTATTACCGCAAATTCCATCCCTGGATTCCGGTCGAGCCGTGGGAGCCGGGCGATGTCGGCATTCCCGTGATCGACGGACCGAAAGGCGCGAAGATCGCACTGATCATCTGCCATGACGGCATGTTCCCGGAGATGGCGCGCGAATGTGCCTACAAGGGCGCGGAGATCATGATCCGCACCGCAGGCTACACTGCGCCGATCCGCGACAGCTGGCGCTTCACCAACCAGGCCAACGCCTTCCAGAACCTGATGGTGACGGCCAATGTCTGCATGTGCGGCTCGGACGGGTCGTTCGACTCGATGGGCGAAGGCATGATCGTCAATTTCGACGGCAGCATCATCGCGCACGGCACCACGGGGCGCGCCGACGAGATCATCACCGCCGAGGTGCGGCCCGACCTCGTGCGCGAGGCGCGGATCAACTGGGGCGTCGAGAACAACATCTATCAGCTCTGGCACCGCGGCTATGTCGCGGTGAAGGGCGGCGCGATGGATTGCCCCTACACCTTCATGCAGGACATGGTGTCCGGCCGCTTCCGCCTGCCCTGGGAAGATCAGGTCAAGATCACCGACGGCACGTCCTGCGGTTTTCCCGCACCGACACGGATGTTCGGCAAGACCGCGAAGGCCGCCGAGTAGCCGCTAGAGCGGTATGAGTTTTGGTTGACTCGCCTTGCCGCGCTTTCGGTTCACCTCTTCCCATCGGGGAGAGGTGAACTTTCGATGCCGGTCCGGCTCAACCCAATCTCATCATGCTCTAGTTGAAGAAGTGCACGAGGCCGATGCTCAAGCCCAGGAGCAGCATCAGCGACAGCGTGACCGCTGCCGTCACGCGGCCGCCGACGGTCGAGAGCACGCGAACATCGACGCCGAGCCCAAGTGCTGCCATCGACACCACGGTGAGGATCGCCGCCGTCCTGGTCACCGGCGCGATCGCGATGTCAGGCACGAGCTGGAACGAGCGCAGCGCGGCCAGCACCAGGAAGCCGATGATGAACCAGGGTACCAGCTTGAACGGGCTGATCGAGGCACCTGCTTTGGCGGTGCCGGCGGCCTTGCGCCGCCGCGCGACCAACAACGAAAGGGCGACCACGATCGGGCCCAACATCAGGACCCGCACCAGCTTCACCAGCGTGCCGATCTGGGTGCTCACAATGCCGGCCGGCACGGTCGCCGCCAGCACCTGCGGCACGGCATAGACCGTGAGGCCGGCGAGGATGCCGTATTGCGTCGCCGTCAGCTTCAAGAGCGGGATCAGCAGCGGCAGGCCGAGCACCATCAGCACGCCGAGAATGGCGGTGAACGAGATCGACGAGGCGATGTCGTCGCCATCGGCCTCGATCACGGGCGCCACCGCGGCAATCGCGGAGTTGCCGCAGATCGAATTGCCGCAGGCGATCAGGATCGCGAGTTTGGTCTTGAGCCCGAGGATCCGGCTGAGACCATAGGTCACCGCCAGCATGATCACGACGGTGACAGCGATCGCGCCGATCAGGAGCCCGCCCGACGCCACGATGGCGGCGAAGCTGATGGACGCGCCCAGCAGCATCACCGCAACCTCGAGCAGCTGCTTGGCGCTGAAGGCAATGCCCGAGCGCCAGCGCTCCGGCGGCTCCCAGGCGGTACGGACCGCCATGCCGAGCAGGATCGCGACGACCAGGGCCTCGATATAGGGGTGGTCGAAGACCCGCTCTTCGGCGGCCTGGATACCGAGCGAGATGACCGTGACCACCCCGCAGAGCAGAATGCCCGGAATGAGCAGGAAAATGCGCTTCAGCGCGCCCTGCTTCTGCCCCTGATCTTGCTCTTGTTGCGGCACGACATCCTCTTTTCGGAGAAGATTTTATGCGCCAGGGCGCCGCGCTTGGCTAATATCTTTTCGGACTGCCCCGATAGAGAGAAGTTATGTCCCTTAACCTGCATCTGCTCCGCCTGTTCGCGGCCGTGGCGAGAACCGGAAGTTTCTCGCGCGCCGCCGACCTCCTGCACATCAGCCAGCCCGCGATCTCCAAGGGCGTGCGGGATTTCGAGCTGCAGGTCGGCTGCCGGCTGCTCGACCGCACGCCGAAGGGGGTGCGGCCGACCCGGGAGGGCGCGGCGCTGGCTCGCCATGCCGAGACGCTGTTCGCGGCCGAGCGCGCCGCCGAGGACGAGTTGCAGTCATTGCGCAACCTCGACAGCGGCTCGCTGCGCATCGGCGCCAGCACGACGATCGCGACCTACATGATCCCGGAATATCTCGGCGTGTTTCACCGCGCCTTTCCCGGCATCGACCTGCATGTGGTGAGCGCCAACACCTCTGATATCGCCGCGCTGATGCTGGGGCACGAGATCGAAATCGCGCTGGTCGAGGGGCCAGTCGAGGACGAGAATTTGATCAGCGCAGCCTGGCGTACCGACGTGATGGTGCTGATCGCGGCTCCGGATCATCGCTTCGCAGCCGCCGCGGGCGCGATCGACGTCCGCCTGCTCAACGACGAGATCCTGATCGTGCGCGAGCCCGGCTCAGGCACGCGCGAGGTGGTTGCACAGGCACTCGCCGCCCACCGCGTCGAGCCGCAGCGCACGCTCGAGATCGGCAGCACCGAGGCGATCAAGCAGGCGGTGGCGGCCGGTGTCGGCGTCGCCATCGTGTCGGTCGCGACGATCGACGATCAGGTGAAGCTGGGGAAACTCAAGGTGATCCCGATCAAGGGCGTCCATATCGAGCGCACGCTGTGGCAATTGAAGTCGCCCGGCCGGCTCGACGTGCCGGCAGCGGTCGCGTTCGAGGGGATCATTCGGGAGACAAAGGGCGCGAAGACGGTGCCGCGCACGCCGTCGGTTAAAGCGCGGCGAACAGACCCTGCGCCCACGCAACGGCATGCTCGAAGCTGAACACGCCGGGCTCGAAATAGACCGCGCGCGCCAGCACGATGCCGACCACCAGCACCCAGAACACGCTGGTGCCCGCGGTCTTCAGCCATTTCGACACGCCTTCGCTCGCGGCCGAAGAATCGACCGCGGGGACCGGCTCGCCGAAGGGATCGAATGCGGATTGGCTCATCGTCTTGACCATCTGGAATACCCTGACAATGTCGCGATGACGGGGGCGGAAGCAAGGGTCGTGGAATGCCTTTTGCGGCGCCGACCTGGAAGGACGTTTCGTTCGAGTGGGGGCGAGGAGAGTTTTCTTCTCCAGCGGCTAAAAATAGCCTCGCGGCCACCTTGCCGAGATCGCACGCCACAAACTCCGTGTCGTCCCTGCGAAAGCAGGGACCCATACTCCGCGGCGGATGTTGTGAGCGGAATTCGTCGTTCCGGCGTCAGCTACAATCGGCATTCGTGGTTATGGGTCCCTGCTTTCGCAGGGACGACAATCTTGGCAATCAACTATCGGTTCCGCGCTGCGGCGCCAGGCGCGGCAGCGTGATCCGCACGTTGGTCCCGATGCCCGGGGCACTGTCCAGATGGAGCTCTCCGCCCAGCCGGTTCGTGACGATGTTGTGAACGATGTGAAGGCCGAGCCCGATACGGCCGATGTCGCGGCGCGTGGTGAAAAATGGATCAAAGGCCTGCCGCAGCACGTCGCGGCTCATCCCGCAGCCATCGTCGGCGAACAGGATTTCCACCTGGTCCGCGCCCGAGGCGCGCAGCCGGATCGTGATGGTGCCGCCCTTGCCGTCCGGAAACGCATGCGCGACCGAATTGACGAAGAGATTGGTCAGCGCCTGGCCGTAGGGACCGGGATAGCTGTTCATCGCAAGACCGGACGGGCAATCGACCTCGAGCGCCAGATTGTTCTTCGGCAACGCCGGACGCAGGTTCGAGAGCACCTGCTCGGTCACCTCGCCGAGATCGAACTGGCTGCGGTCGAAATAGCTGCGATCGACGGCGACCTGCTTGAATGATTGCACCAGATCGGCTGCGCGCTTGAGGTTGCCGACCAGCAGCGACGAGGCACTCTCGACGACCTCGATGAAATCGCTGAGGCTCGAGCGCTTCAGCTTGCCGCGCGCCGCCTCGGCGGCGAAGTCGGCGCATTTCTGCTCCAGCACCGAGGCGACCGTGAGGCTGGTGCCGACCGGACTGTTGATCTCATGTGCGACGCCGGCCACCAGCCGGCCCAGCGCCGCAAGCTTCTCCGCCTCGATCAGCGACGCCTGGGTCTCCTGCAGATGATGCAAGGCCTTCTCGGCCGCATCGCGCGCGGCGCGGATCTCGCGTTCGCTGCGCTTGCGATCGGTGATCTCTTCGGCGGCAACGTTGACGCCGACGATGCTCCCGTTCGGCTCGCGCTGCGGGTGCCAATGCGTGATCCAGCATCGCTCGTCATTGTGGCCCGGGCGCTGGCCGTAAACCTCCACGCCGGTGACAGGCTCTCCGGTCTCCATGATCGAGCGAACGATGCCTTCGACCGCCGTGGCGAGTCCGGGCACGCAATCATGCACCGTTCGTCCGAGATGGCCCTCGACCGAGATGCCG
Protein-coding sequences here:
- a CDS encoding formamidase, with the protein product MNGLGGLNKSPNGVVIGLVQLQLPVVATKADLARQTERIVWMVGKARRNLGTMDLVVFPEYSLHGLSMDTNPEIMCRLDGPEVAAFKQACIDNKIWGCFSIMEFNPHGNPYNSGLIIDDHGEIKLYYRKFHPWIPVEPWEPGDVGIPVIDGPKGAKIALIICHDGMFPEMARECAYKGAEIMIRTAGYTAPIRDSWRFTNQANAFQNLMVTANVCMCGSDGSFDSMGEGMIVNFDGSIIAHGTTGRADEIITAEVRPDLVREARINWGVENNIYQLWHRGYVAVKGGAMDCPYTFMQDMVSGRFRLPWEDQVKITDGTSCGFPAPTRMFGKTAKAAE
- a CDS encoding LysR family transcriptional regulator; this translates as MSLNLHLLRLFAAVARTGSFSRAADLLHISQPAISKGVRDFELQVGCRLLDRTPKGVRPTREGAALARHAETLFAAERAAEDELQSLRNLDSGSLRIGASTTIATYMIPEYLGVFHRAFPGIDLHVVSANTSDIAALMLGHEIEIALVEGPVEDENLISAAWRTDVMVLIAAPDHRFAAAAGAIDVRLLNDEILIVREPGSGTREVVAQALAAHRVEPQRTLEIGSTEAIKQAVAAGVGVAIVSVATIDDQVKLGKLKVIPIKGVHIERTLWQLKSPGRLDVPAAVAFEGIIRETKGAKTVPRTPSVKARRTDPAPTQRHARS
- a CDS encoding ATP-binding protein; its protein translation is MRSSVVEDVQFPKQPALQLIYDTAPIGLAYLSPDCRYLQINQRLTEICGISVEGHLGRTVHDCVPGLATAVEGIVRSIMETGEPVTGVEVYGQRPGHNDERCWITHWHPQREPNGSIVGVNVAAEEITDRKRSEREIRAARDAAEKALHHLQETQASLIEAEKLAALGRLVAGVAHEINSPVGTSLTVASVLEQKCADFAAEAARGKLKRSSLSDFIEVVESASSLLVGNLKRAADLVQSFKQVAVDRSYFDRSQFDLGEVTEQVLSNLRPALPKNNLALEVDCPSGLAMNSYPGPYGQALTNLFVNSVAHAFPDGKGGTITIRLRASGADQVEILFADDGCGMSRDVLRQAFDPFFTTRRDIGRIGLGLHIVHNIVTNRLGGELHLDSAPGIGTNVRITLPRLAPQRGTDS
- a CDS encoding putative sulfate exporter family transporter; translated protein: MPQQEQDQGQKQGALKRIFLLIPGILLCGVVTVISLGIQAAEERVFDHPYIEALVVAILLGMAVRTAWEPPERWRSGIAFSAKQLLEVAVMLLGASISFAAIVASGGLLIGAIAVTVVIMLAVTYGLSRILGLKTKLAILIACGNSICGNSAIAAVAPVIEADGDDIASSISFTAILGVLMVLGLPLLIPLLKLTATQYGILAGLTVYAVPQVLAATVPAGIVSTQIGTLVKLVRVLMLGPIVVALSLLVARRRKAAGTAKAGASISPFKLVPWFIIGFLVLAALRSFQLVPDIAIAPVTRTAAILTVVSMAALGLGVDVRVLSTVGGRVTAAVTLSLMLLLGLSIGLVHFFN